The Blattabacterium cuenoti genome includes a region encoding these proteins:
- the ndk gene encoding nucleoside-diphosphate kinase yields MIYHIFGNITLSIIKPDAVKKGHSISILSKIVYAGFKIVALKMTELSKKSAIRFYEEHKEKSFFESLVKFMSSGPIISVLLKKENAVKDFRILIGNTNPINAEKGTIRNLYATSLEKNAIHGSDSNQNAFKECQFFFSSREIFLREDIL; encoded by the coding sequence ATGATTTATCATATTTTTGGAAATATAACCCTTTCTATTATCAAACCGGATGCGGTTAAAAAAGGACATAGCATCTCTATTTTATCCAAAATAGTTTATGCAGGATTTAAAATTGTTGCACTTAAGATGACAGAACTTTCTAAAAAATCAGCCATCAGATTTTATGAAGAACATAAAGAAAAATCTTTTTTCGAATCTTTGGTAAAATTTATGTCTTCTGGACCAATTATTTCGGTTCTATTGAAAAAAGAAAATGCCGTAAAAGACTTCAGAATTTTAATAGGAAATACAAATCCAATTAATGCTGAAAAAGGAACTATACGAAATTTGTATGCTACTTCTTTAGAAAAGAACGCTATACATGGATCAGATAGTAATCAAAATGCTTTTAAAGAATGTCAATTTTTTTTTTCAAGCAGAGAAATTTTCTTGAGAGAAGATATTTTATAA
- a CDS encoding LemA family protein, translated as MKKNFLITTYSILILIFITGLWGANVYNHLVKLNEGIKTQWGQVENVYQRRSDLIPNLVNTVKGSANFEKNTLIQVIEARAKATSVDINPNDLNQNKINKFQKAQENLNNSVSRLLLVVENYPNLKSTKNFYELQNQLEGTENRINIERNRFNDQVNYFNTYRNQFPKIIIANFFSQFQEKGYFQSQIGSERSPVVDFSK; from the coding sequence ATGAAAAAAAATTTTCTAATAACCACTTACTCTATTTTAATTTTGATATTCATAACTGGATTATGGGGTGCTAATGTATATAATCATTTAGTAAAACTAAACGAAGGGATTAAAACACAATGGGGACAAGTGGAAAATGTTTATCAACGTAGATCCGATCTAATTCCAAATTTAGTGAATACAGTAAAAGGATCTGCAAATTTTGAAAAAAACACATTAATCCAAGTAATAGAAGCTAGAGCAAAAGCCACTTCTGTGGATATTAATCCAAATGATTTGAATCAAAATAAAATCAATAAATTTCAAAAAGCACAAGAAAACTTAAATAATTCTGTCAGTAGATTACTTTTAGTTGTGGAAAACTATCCTAATTTAAAGTCAACAAAAAATTTTTACGAATTACAAAATCAATTAGAAGGAACAGAAAATCGTATTAATATAGAAAGAAACCGATTTAATGATCAAGTAAATTATTTTAATACTTATAGAAATCAATTTCCAAAAATTATCATAGCAAACTTTTTTTCCCAATTTCAAGAAAAAGGATATTTCCAATCTCAAATAGGATCAGAAAGATCTCCTGTTGTAGATTTTTCCAAATAA
- a CDS encoding TPM domain-containing protein, producing the protein MRKTIQLIILIFLYTNLAKGQFNIPEAPRKIYPVQDYAGVLSKKQIEKLNQKLVSYYKITSTEIFISIIQDLHGEDPNFLAAQWGEKWKIGSLHKNNGIVILLSVNDRKISIQNGYGIEPYLTDFLTTRIIEKAKPILKKNLYYLAIDSCIQEIFQILQNQYHHKKQKKKVFPMWNLFICMSVFFVMLFFLCRKKIIDSSLLNTLLLTDFIFRNKNFHSHENEDNFDGFGGGGNFGGGGSSGNW; encoded by the coding sequence ATGAGAAAAACTATTCAATTAATTATTTTAATTTTTCTTTACACAAATCTAGCAAAAGGACAATTTAATATACCTGAAGCACCAAGAAAAATATATCCTGTTCAGGATTATGCAGGAGTCCTCTCCAAAAAGCAGATAGAAAAATTAAATCAAAAACTTGTTTCATACTATAAAATTACATCAACAGAAATTTTCATTTCTATCATTCAGGATCTTCATGGAGAAGATCCAAATTTTTTAGCTGCTCAATGGGGAGAAAAATGGAAAATTGGAAGCTTGCATAAAAATAATGGAATAGTTATATTATTATCTGTCAATGACAGAAAAATATCTATTCAAAATGGATATGGAATAGAACCCTATTTGACCGATTTTTTAACTACGAGAATTATAGAAAAAGCAAAACCTATATTGAAAAAAAATCTCTATTATCTAGCTATAGATTCCTGTATTCAGGAAATATTTCAAATTCTTCAGAATCAATATCATCATAAAAAACAAAAAAAAAAAGTTTTTCCTATGTGGAATCTTTTTATTTGTATGAGTGTTTTTTTTGTTATGCTTTTTTTTCTATGTAGAAAAAAAATAATAGACTCATCATTATTAAATACTTTACTTTTAACAGATTTTATATTCAGAAATAAAAATTTTCATAGTCATGAAAATGAAGATAATTTTGATGGATTTGGAGGAGGAGGAAATTTCGGAGGGGGAGGAAGTAGTGGAAATTGGTAA
- a CDS encoding valine--tRNA ligase yields MDISIKYDPKSVEKKRYDYWMKGNYFSSYPDDRIPYTIVMPPPNITGVLHIGHMLNNTIQDVLIRYARMKGYNACWIPGTDHASIATEAKVVDQLKKQGLSKSFLGREKFLHYVLEWSKKHKNIIFDQLKKLGCSCDWNRTQFTMNQKLSRSVSKIFIDLYEHGYIYRDYHVVNWDPKAKTTLSDEEVLYEERIGQLYYLKYQIKGEKNYVTVATTRPETIFGDTALCFHPYDSRYFHLKGKYAKVPIINKYIPIIQDSYVDKDFGTGFLKVTPAHDKYDKNIADKHKLDIVDIFNEDATLNEKGLHYKGMNRFEVRKKITEELKQLGFLVKKEKYNHKIGFSERTLSVVEQRLSLQWFLKMREISVPAIEAVKNGDIQFYPKKFNKIYFQWMNQIRDWNISRQLWWGHRLPVYYYGKKPNDFVVAESLEKALKKARKKSENSYLSHDEIWQDTDVLDTWFSSWLFPLSVFDGISHPHNHEISYYYPTEDIVTGSDILFFWVARMIIAGFFFQKKKPFKKVFFTGIVRDSKNQKISKSLNNSPNPIDLINQYGADAVRMGLMLKTSAGKDFHFEEKICLQGRNFSNKVWNAFRLIKSWKIQKSQHVPDYSIIAIKWLKNRFYYVLEMFEKNLQEYKFDESLMILYKFIWYDFCSYFLEIIKPIHGNRCISKIEYLNTIKFFEKILKLLHPYMPFLSEEIWNLIEKRKPEEALIVSYWPKNKSYDYEMLVSFERITQIISKIRNIRNKSNIPYQKSLVLFTMRKKEEKEYNSIILKLANLSKIVSVLEEPKNESIYSFFLDTDQFFLSLADQSYHSTSHMDIIRIEKKIQHFHNLLSLIRKNLSNDKYVSSIPKNLLLKERKKESDTLKKIYQLKKYLKFLRK; encoded by the coding sequence ATGGATATTTCAATCAAATATGATCCTAAATCTGTGGAAAAAAAAAGATATGATTATTGGATGAAAGGAAATTACTTTTCATCTTACCCAGATGATAGAATACCTTATACTATAGTGATGCCACCTCCAAACATTACTGGAGTTCTTCATATAGGACATATGCTGAATAATACTATTCAAGATGTTTTGATTAGATATGCCAGAATGAAAGGATATAATGCTTGTTGGATTCCTGGGACAGATCACGCATCTATTGCAACAGAAGCTAAAGTAGTTGATCAATTAAAAAAACAAGGATTGTCCAAATCTTTTTTAGGAAGAGAAAAATTTTTGCATTATGTTCTTGAATGGTCAAAAAAACATAAAAATATTATTTTTGATCAACTTAAAAAATTGGGTTGTTCATGTGATTGGAATCGGACTCAATTTACGATGAACCAGAAATTGTCCAGATCTGTATCAAAAATTTTTATAGATTTGTATGAACATGGATATATTTATAGAGATTACCATGTTGTTAATTGGGATCCAAAAGCTAAAACTACTCTTTCTGATGAAGAAGTTCTTTATGAAGAACGTATTGGTCAACTTTATTATTTGAAGTATCAAATAAAAGGAGAAAAAAATTATGTGACTGTAGCAACAACTCGTCCTGAAACCATATTTGGGGATACAGCTCTTTGTTTTCATCCATATGATTCGCGTTATTTTCATTTGAAAGGAAAATATGCAAAAGTTCCAATAATTAATAAGTATATTCCTATTATACAGGATTCGTATGTAGACAAAGATTTCGGAACAGGATTTTTAAAGGTCACTCCAGCTCATGATAAATACGATAAAAATATAGCGGATAAACATAAACTAGACATAGTTGATATTTTTAATGAAGATGCGACCTTAAATGAAAAAGGCCTTCATTACAAGGGGATGAATCGTTTTGAAGTAAGAAAAAAAATTACTGAAGAATTAAAACAATTGGGATTTTTAGTAAAAAAAGAAAAATACAATCATAAAATTGGTTTTTCGGAACGAACTTTATCAGTAGTAGAACAAAGATTGTCTCTTCAATGGTTTTTAAAAATGAGAGAAATATCTGTTCCTGCTATAGAAGCTGTAAAAAATGGAGATATTCAATTTTATCCCAAAAAATTTAATAAAATTTATTTTCAATGGATGAATCAAATTCGTGACTGGAATATATCTAGACAATTATGGTGGGGGCATCGTCTTCCTGTCTATTATTATGGGAAAAAACCTAATGATTTTGTGGTTGCAGAAAGTTTAGAAAAAGCATTGAAAAAAGCGAGAAAAAAAAGCGAAAATTCATACTTAAGTCATGATGAAATATGGCAAGATACAGATGTTTTAGATACTTGGTTTTCCTCTTGGTTATTTCCATTATCTGTTTTTGATGGAATTAGTCATCCTCATAATCACGAAATTTCTTATTATTATCCGACTGAAGATATAGTGACAGGTTCGGATATATTGTTTTTTTGGGTTGCACGTATGATTATAGCAGGTTTCTTTTTTCAAAAGAAAAAACCTTTCAAAAAGGTTTTTTTTACTGGAATTGTTAGAGATTCTAAAAATCAAAAAATATCAAAATCATTAAATAATTCTCCAAATCCTATAGATTTAATTAATCAATATGGAGCAGATGCTGTACGTATGGGTCTAATGTTGAAAACTAGTGCAGGAAAAGATTTTCATTTTGAGGAAAAAATATGTTTGCAAGGAAGGAATTTTTCAAACAAAGTGTGGAATGCTTTTCGTTTAATTAAAAGTTGGAAAATACAAAAAAGTCAACATGTGCCGGATTATTCTATAATTGCTATTAAATGGTTAAAAAATCGTTTTTATTATGTTTTGGAAATGTTTGAAAAAAATTTACAAGAATATAAATTTGATGAATCATTAATGATTTTATATAAATTTATTTGGTATGATTTTTGTTCGTATTTTCTTGAAATTATCAAACCTATTCATGGAAATAGATGTATTTCAAAAATAGAATATTTAAACACCATTAAATTTTTTGAAAAAATATTGAAATTATTACATCCATATATGCCTTTTCTCTCAGAAGAGATTTGGAATCTTATTGAAAAAAGAAAACCGGAAGAAGCTTTAATTGTTTCTTATTGGCCTAAAAATAAATCTTATGATTATGAAATGTTAGTTTCTTTCGAAAGAATTACTCAAATAATATCTAAAATACGCAATATTAGAAATAAAAGTAATATTCCTTATCAAAAAAGTCTTGTATTGTTTACTATGAGAAAGAAAGAAGAAAAAGAATATAATTCTATCATATTAAAATTGGCTAATTTATCAAAAATTGTTTCTGTATTAGAAGAACCCAAAAATGAATCGATATATTCTTTTTTTTTAGATACAGATCAATTTTTCTTATCTTTGGCAGATCAGAGCTATCATTCTACTAGTCATATGGATATTATTAGGATTGAAAAAAAAATTCAACATTTTCATAATTTATTATCTTTAATTCGAAAAAATTTATCAAATGATAAATATGTTTCTTCGATTCCAAAAAACCTTCTTTTAAAGGAAAGAAAAAAAGAAAGTGATACATTGAAAAAAATATATCAACTCAAAAAATATTTAAAATTTTTAAGAAAATGA
- a CDS encoding dihydrofolate reductase: protein MKIILIAAVSKNGFIGKNNQLMWHLPNDLKRFKNLTIGETVLMGRKTFESIGKILPKRTNIILTKDKINFMKSLHLKNITIQKNIKFFSSVKQIDYLTNERIFVIGGEKTYASTIEKAHTIELTLVHKKFYGDAKFPKIDAKKWKKIYEFFYEKDKYHLYNYSFIRFEKKEKSFSSI, encoded by the coding sequence ATAAAAATTATTTTGATTGCTGCTGTTTCAAAAAACGGATTTATAGGAAAAAATAATCAACTTATGTGGCACTTGCCTAATGATTTAAAACGTTTTAAAAATTTAACTATTGGAGAAACAGTTTTAATGGGAAGAAAAACTTTCGAATCTATTGGAAAAATACTTCCAAAAAGAACAAATATTATCTTAACGAAAGATAAAATAAACTTCATGAAATCATTACACTTAAAAAATATAACAATTCAAAAGAATATAAAATTTTTTTCATCTGTAAAACAGATAGATTATTTAACAAATGAAAGAATATTCGTTATAGGAGGAGAAAAAACATATGCTTCTACAATTGAAAAAGCACATACAATAGAATTGACATTAGTTCATAAAAAATTTTATGGAGATGCAAAATTTCCAAAAATAGATGCAAAGAAATGGAAAAAAATATATGAATTTTTTTATGAAAAAGATAAATACCATTTATATAATTACAGTTTTATCAGATTCGAAAAAAAAGAAAAATCATTCTCTTCTATCTAA
- a CDS encoding bifunctional nuclease family protein has protein sequence MDQFIRLAIRGISLSQIQSGIYVLLLEEESGRIKLPIIIESLQAQSIASALGKRDPSRSFTHDLFLTFAKLFHVRLKAVVIYKLVNGIFFSYILFEGDPIEGEGEKKEHKIDSKTSDAVALAVRFQAPIYTTREIFDKAGIYFENGFPIDKENEPYETGIENSGFLFFKEKSQQDLEKMTERDLNALLNHAVVNECYELAAKIKKELDRRE, from the coding sequence ATGGATCAATTCATTAGATTAGCTATACGGGGAATATCCTTGAGTCAAATACAATCTGGGATATATGTTTTATTACTTGAAGAAGAATCTGGAAGAATTAAACTTCCTATTATCATAGAAAGTTTACAAGCTCAATCTATTGCTTCTGCTTTAGGAAAAAGAGATCCATCCAGATCTTTTACGCATGATTTATTTCTTACTTTTGCAAAATTATTTCATGTTAGATTAAAAGCAGTTGTAATATATAAACTAGTAAATGGAATATTTTTTTCTTATATTTTGTTTGAAGGAGATCCTATAGAAGGAGAGGGAGAAAAAAAAGAACATAAGATAGATTCAAAAACATCAGATGCTGTCGCTTTGGCAGTAAGATTTCAGGCTCCTATTTATACAACAAGAGAAATATTTGACAAAGCTGGTATTTATTTTGAAAATGGGTTTCCTATTGATAAAGAAAATGAACCTTATGAAACAGGAATAGAAAATAGTGGATTTCTTTTTTTTAAAGAAAAAAGTCAACAAGATTTGGAAAAAATGACTGAAAGAGATCTAAATGCACTATTAAACCACGCAGTGGTTAATGAATGTTATGAACTTGCAGCAAAAATTAAGAAAGAATTAGATAGAAGAGAATGA
- a CDS encoding pyruvate dehydrogenase complex E1 component subunit beta, translating to MKEKTFREVIAEAMSEEMRRDDSVYLMGEEVAQYNGAYKASKGMLEEFGPKRVIDTPISELGFSGIGVGSAMNGCRPIIEFMTFNFSLVAMDQIINNAAKIRYMSGGQWNIPIVFRGPTGSAGQLGATHSQSFESWYASCPGLKVVIPCNPYDAKGLLKSAIRDNNPVIFMESEQMYGDKMMIPEEEYILPIGKADIKKEGTDISLVSFGKIMKMALNIANKLDKENISVEVIDIRTIRPLDYESILFSVKKTNRLVILEESWPFSSISSEVSYFIQKKAFDYLDAPINRITLLDTPAPYAHNLIKDWFPNEKKVINAIKETLYLI from the coding sequence ATGAAAGAAAAAACTTTTCGTGAAGTTATAGCAGAAGCTATGAGTGAGGAAATGAGAAGAGATGATTCTGTTTATCTCATGGGTGAAGAAGTGGCTCAATACAATGGGGCTTATAAAGCCTCTAAAGGGATGTTAGAAGAATTTGGACCCAAAAGAGTTATTGATACTCCAATTTCGGAATTAGGATTCTCTGGAATAGGTGTAGGTTCTGCTATGAATGGATGCAGACCCATTATTGAATTTATGACTTTTAATTTTTCTTTAGTTGCCATGGATCAAATCATTAATAACGCAGCGAAAATACGTTATATGAGTGGGGGACAGTGGAATATTCCTATTGTTTTCAGAGGGCCTACTGGTTCTGCTGGACAATTAGGAGCAACACATTCCCAATCTTTTGAAAGTTGGTATGCCAGTTGTCCTGGATTGAAAGTGGTCATTCCATGTAATCCTTATGATGCTAAAGGGCTTTTGAAATCTGCAATAAGAGATAATAATCCAGTAATTTTTATGGAATCTGAACAAATGTATGGAGATAAAATGATGATTCCAGAAGAAGAATACATTCTACCTATTGGAAAAGCAGATATCAAAAAAGAAGGAACTGATATCAGTTTAGTCTCCTTTGGAAAAATAATGAAAATGGCTTTAAACATAGCAAACAAACTAGATAAAGAAAATATTAGTGTAGAAGTCATAGATATCCGCACTATACGTCCCTTAGATTATGAATCTATACTTTTTTCTGTAAAAAAAACCAATCGACTAGTAATTTTAGAAGAATCATGGCCATTTTCATCCATATCCTCTGAAGTTTCGTATTTTATACAAAAAAAAGCATTTGATTATCTTGATGCACCTATTAATAGAATAACTTTATTGGACACTCCAGCCCCTTATGCTCATAATTTGATCAAAGATTGGTTTCCAAATGAAAAAAAGGTAATAAATGCCATCAAAGAAACTCTTTATTTAATCTAA
- the metF gene encoding methylenetetrahydrofolate reductase [NAD(P)H] — MKVIEHISKAKKTLFSFEILPPLRGHDIKDIFSTLDPLMEFNPPFIDVTYHREEFIYVEKNNGLLQRRKISRRPGTVGICAAIMNKYGVDAVPHLICGGFNKQMTENALIDLNFLGIDNVLVLRGDPLKSESNFLAKKDGHKHAVELVEQVKDLNRGKYLDKTFVERKESPLFDFCIGVAGYPEKHLEAPNIESDLFFLKKKIEAGADYIVTQMFFDNKKYFSFVKKCRSEGIFVPIIPGIKPISSKKQLNSLPSRFYLNIPHELVKEVEKAKDKKIVSHIGIEWSIHQSKELKNSGVEVIHYYTMDKPENIYKIVQSIY, encoded by the coding sequence ATGAAAGTGATTGAGCATATATCTAAAGCAAAAAAAACTTTATTCTCCTTTGAAATCTTACCTCCTTTAAGAGGACATGATATTAAAGACATTTTTTCTACTTTAGATCCTTTAATGGAATTCAATCCTCCTTTTATTGATGTTACTTATCATAGAGAGGAATTTATTTATGTAGAAAAAAATAATGGACTTTTGCAGAGAAGGAAAATTTCAAGGCGTCCAGGAACCGTAGGAATTTGTGCAGCTATTATGAACAAATATGGAGTAGATGCGGTTCCACATCTGATTTGTGGTGGTTTTAATAAACAAATGACAGAAAATGCTTTAATAGATCTAAATTTTTTGGGAATAGATAACGTTCTAGTTCTTAGAGGAGACCCTTTGAAATCTGAAAGTAATTTTCTTGCGAAAAAAGATGGACATAAACATGCAGTAGAACTTGTTGAACAAGTTAAAGATTTAAATCGAGGAAAATATCTTGATAAAACTTTTGTTGAACGAAAAGAATCTCCATTATTTGATTTTTGTATTGGAGTAGCAGGATATCCTGAAAAACATTTGGAAGCCCCAAATATTGAAAGTGATTTATTTTTTTTGAAAAAAAAAATAGAAGCAGGAGCGGATTATATTGTGACTCAAATGTTTTTTGATAATAAAAAATATTTTTCTTTTGTTAAAAAATGTAGATCAGAAGGAATTTTTGTTCCCATTATACCTGGAATCAAACCTATTTCTTCAAAAAAACAGTTAAACAGTCTTCCTTCTCGTTTTTATTTGAATATTCCTCACGAATTAGTGAAAGAAGTTGAAAAGGCGAAAGATAAAAAAATTGTATCTCATATTGGAATTGAATGGTCTATTCATCAATCTAAAGAATTGAAAAATTCTGGTGTAGAAGTGATCCATTATTACACTATGGATAAACCAGAAAATATTTATAAAATTGTTCAATCCATTTATTAA
- the serS gene encoding serine--tRNA ligase, with amino-acid sequence MLRTSFIRKNREKVLLGLKKRNFQEIYLIDEILILDEKKKIAQNVLNKILEKENSISKKIGQILNFGQKTQIESLKEKSTFLKKEKKNINLKLRKIVQILEKKLNQIPNIPDEKVKNNSEENNIIFQEGEIHCHIDNPLTHWELSNKFCLFDSNLGTKICGSGFSVYMGKGAKLQRSLIQYFLDKNIQASYKEYSLPYLINEKSGYATGQIPDKENQMYFIEKDNLYLIPTGEVPIMNCYRDKIFSRTDLPVKATTYTSCFRREAGSYGSKVRGLNRLHQFEKVEIIQITTQDSSYSSLEEMILHVKNILKSLDLPFRIIRLNGPDLGFSSSITYDFEVYSIAQKKWLEVSSISNCNDFQSNRLNLRYKTIKGHVRFCHTLNGSALALPRIMATLLENHQTENKINIPQVLVPYTEFDHIK; translated from the coding sequence ATGCTTAGAACCTCTTTCATACGAAAAAATCGAGAAAAAGTTTTATTAGGATTAAAAAAAAGAAATTTTCAAGAAATATACCTGATAGATGAGATATTGATTTTAGACGAAAAAAAAAAAATAGCTCAAAACGTACTGAACAAAATATTAGAAAAAGAAAATTCAATATCTAAAAAAATAGGTCAAATTTTAAATTTTGGTCAAAAAACTCAAATAGAATCTTTAAAAGAAAAATCTACTTTTTTAAAAAAAGAAAAGAAAAATATCAATCTTAAACTAAGAAAAATTGTTCAAATCTTAGAAAAAAAATTAAATCAAATTCCTAATATTCCTGATGAAAAAGTAAAAAATAATTCTGAAGAAAACAATATTATTTTTCAAGAGGGAGAAATTCATTGTCATATTGATAATCCACTTACACACTGGGAATTATCAAATAAGTTTTGTTTATTTGATTCAAATTTGGGAACGAAAATATGTGGTTCTGGTTTTTCAGTTTATATGGGAAAAGGAGCAAAATTACAAAGAAGTTTAATTCAATATTTTCTAGATAAAAATATACAAGCTTCGTATAAAGAATATAGTTTACCTTATCTTATAAATGAAAAATCGGGATACGCTACAGGACAAATTCCAGATAAAGAAAATCAAATGTATTTTATAGAAAAAGATAATCTTTATCTGATTCCTACTGGAGAAGTTCCTATTATGAATTGCTACAGAGATAAAATATTTTCAAGAACAGATCTTCCTGTTAAAGCAACTACTTATACTTCTTGTTTTAGAAGAGAAGCAGGATCTTATGGATCCAAAGTAAGAGGATTGAATAGGTTGCATCAATTTGAAAAAGTGGAAATTATTCAAATCACCACACAAGATTCTTCTTATTCTTCTTTAGAAGAAATGATTTTGCATGTCAAAAATATTTTAAAATCTTTAGATTTACCTTTTCGTATTATTCGTTTGAATGGACCTGATCTTGGATTTTCTTCTTCTATAACTTACGATTTTGAAGTTTATTCTATAGCGCAAAAAAAATGGTTAGAAGTCAGTTCTATATCTAATTGTAATGATTTTCAATCTAATAGATTAAATTTGAGATACAAAACTATTAAAGGTCATGTAAGGTTCTGTCATACTCTTAATGGGAGTGCTTTAGCTTTACCACGAATTATGGCGACTTTATTAGAAAATCATCAAACTGAAAATAAAATTAATATACCTCAAGTATTAGTTCCTTATACTGAATTTGATCATATCAAGTAA
- the rsmA gene encoding 16S rRNA (adenine(1518)-N(6)/adenine(1519)-N(6))-dimethyltransferase RsmA, whose protein sequence is MQMHKSTTKSRNKFDQYFLKDKNIAKKIVSNLSFKNYDAVVEIGPGLGILTQYLLNLYCHHQVFLIEIDRKLISFLRKNFPISKNRIIHKDFLKWNPEEINLQSFAIIGNFPYSISSKILFHILKYNQYIPECIGMFQKEVAKRITSHEGEKTYGILSVLVQAFYEVKYLFTVKKQVFFPMPNVKSAVISLRKKNEVISCNKDLLFKCVKTAFNQRRKKLKNSLQLFNHISNFYQIPFLNKRAEELSVKEFLQLTKEIEIRR, encoded by the coding sequence ATGCAAATGCATAAGTCTACTACTAAAAGTAGAAATAAATTTGATCAGTATTTTTTAAAAGACAAAAATATAGCAAAGAAAATTGTAAGTAATCTTTCTTTTAAAAATTATGATGCAGTAGTAGAAATAGGTCCTGGATTAGGAATCCTTACTCAATATTTGTTGAATCTATATTGTCATCATCAGGTTTTTTTAATAGAAATCGATAGAAAATTAATTTCTTTTTTAAGAAAAAATTTTCCTATTTCTAAAAATAGAATTATTCATAAAGATTTCTTAAAATGGAATCCTGAAGAAATTAACTTGCAAAGTTTTGCAATTATTGGTAATTTTCCTTATAGTATTTCTTCTAAAATTTTATTTCATATATTGAAATATAATCAATACATACCAGAATGCATTGGCATGTTTCAAAAAGAAGTGGCAAAACGTATTACTTCTCATGAAGGGGAAAAAACTTATGGAATATTATCAGTTTTGGTACAAGCATTTTATGAAGTAAAATATCTTTTTACTGTAAAAAAACAAGTTTTCTTTCCTATGCCTAATGTAAAATCGGCAGTTATTTCTTTAAGAAAGAAGAATGAAGTTATTTCTTGCAACAAGGATTTATTATTCAAATGTGTCAAAACAGCTTTTAATCAAAGAAGAAAAAAATTAAAAAATTCTCTACAGTTATTTAACCATATTTCAAATTTTTATCAAATTCCATTTTTGAACAAAAGAGCAGAAGAATTATCTGTAAAAGAGTTCCTTCAATTAACAAAAGAAATAGAAATTAGAAGATGA
- a CDS encoding bifunctional 5,10-methylenetetrahydrofolate dehydrogenase/5,10-methenyltetrahydrofolate cyclohydrolase, which translates to MNTKLLNGNQLAIEIRKEISKEIEKNILNKKKRVPHLGIILTGNNRSSMTYVNSKIKECQNIGIKSSLIHLPVGCIEKKLLEEINKMNQNPLIDGFIVQLPLEKHINQDKIILSIDPNKDVDGFHPENFGKMALNIKSFFPATALGILTLLERNQIKIPGKHTVVIGRSRIVGRPISILMSRRSNSGNSTVTLTHSHTPNIEDYTKQADIIIVAVGIPKFLKGRMIKKGSIVIDVGINSAKNEKKILGDVDFYSVYGKASYLTPVPGGVGPMTRVMLLKNTLIAALNRKDEKN; encoded by the coding sequence ATGAATACTAAATTATTAAATGGAAATCAATTAGCAATAGAAATAAGAAAAGAAATTTCCAAGGAAATCGAAAAAAATATACTAAATAAAAAAAAACGTGTTCCACATCTTGGAATCATATTGACAGGAAATAATAGATCTAGTATGACATATGTCAATAGCAAAATCAAAGAGTGTCAAAATATCGGAATAAAATCTTCTTTAATTCATTTACCAGTGGGGTGTATAGAAAAAAAACTATTAGAAGAAATAAACAAAATGAATCAGAATCCATTAATAGATGGTTTTATTGTCCAATTACCTCTTGAAAAACATATCAATCAGGACAAAATAATTTTATCTATCGATCCAAATAAAGATGTAGATGGATTCCATCCTGAAAATTTTGGAAAAATGGCTTTAAACATAAAATCTTTTTTTCCTGCAACTGCATTAGGTATATTAACTCTTTTGGAAAGAAATCAAATCAAAATACCTGGAAAGCATACTGTAGTAATTGGAAGAAGTAGGATAGTCGGAAGGCCTATTAGTATTCTGATGAGCAGAAGAAGTAATTCTGGAAATAGTACGGTAACATTGACTCATAGTCATACTCCAAATATAGAAGATTACACAAAACAGGCTGATATAATTATAGTGGCAGTTGGAATTCCAAAGTTTCTTAAAGGAAGGATGATTAAAAAAGGATCTATCGTTATAGATGTAGGAATAAATAGTGCAAAAAATGAAAAAAAAATACTAGGTGACGTTGATTTTTATAGTGTTTATGGAAAAGCTTCTTATCTTACGCCTGTTCCAGGTGGAGTCGGACCTATGACTCGTGTTATGTTATTAAAAAACACTTTAATAGCTGCATTAAATAGAAAAGATGAAAAGAATTAG